GTGTCACAACGGTGGTCGCGAACAGCGGGTTCTTCAGGGCGGTGCGGTGGGCGGGGTTGGTGCCGGCCTCGTCGGCGAGCAGCAGCGCGGTGCCGACCTGCGCGGCCACCGCTCCCCTGCGCAGGGCGGCCCCGATCTCGTCGGCTGTGCCCAGCCCGCCGGCGGCGATGATCGGGACGTCATGGGCGTTGCGGACGCGGTCGATGAGCTGATGCAGCGACTCGTTGGCGGGCTCCATGTCGGGCGCGAACGTGCCGCGATGCCCGCCCGCCGCGGGCCCCTGGACCACCAGGCTGTCCGCGCCTGCCGCGACGGCCACCCCGGCCTCGTACGCCGACGTCACCGTGACCATCACCAGCAGGCCCAGCGCGCCGAGGCGCCGAATCACGTCGGGCGGCGGGACGCCGAACGTGAAGGACACCAGCTCGGGGCGGACGTCGGCCACCACCTCGAGCTTCTGCTCCCACCCGTCGTCGTCGCCGTAATGCGGGTGACCGACTTCCACCTGGTAGTGGTCGGCGATCTCTTCGAGTTCGGCCGCGTAGTAGTCCAGGGCCACCCAGTCGGCGACACTGGGCTGGGGCACAAACAGATTCACCCCCAGCGGGCCGGTGGTGGCCTTGCGCGCCGCGGCGATGTCGTCGGCGAACTGCTCGGCATCGAGGTACCCGCCGGCGACGAAACCAAGCCCACCGGCGTTGGACACCGCCGCGGCCAGCGCAGGAGTCCCGGGCCCGCCGGCCATCGGGGCGCCCACGATGGGCACTGCGATGTCCCAAAAGCCCAGTACCATTTGGCTAGTCCGTCGACGGCGAGCGCCGGCACGGCGCGAGTGAGGAGGCGGACATTTGAGCTACGTTACCATCGCCCGAAGTTGTTGGGGCAGTGACCGTTTGGCCGCATACGGGCCCAGGACCGCGGCGCCGTAGCGCTGCCCGAGCAGCCGGCGGGCGACGGCGTTGACCTCCTCGACGGTCACCTGGTCGATCTGCTGCAGGGTGTGCTCGATACTGCGGTGCTTGCCGTAGTTGAGCTCGCTGCGGCCCAGGCGGCTCATCCGCGAGCCCGAATCTTCCAGCCCCAGCACCAGGCCGCCGCGCAGCGAGCCCTTGGCGATGCGGCATTCCGACTCGGTGAGGCCGTCGCGGGCCACCGCATCGAGGACCGTACTGGTCACATCCATGACCTCGGCGAAGCGTTCGGGCTGGCAGGCCGCGTACACCGACAGAGCGCCGCTGTCGGCGAAGATGTCCACCGTCGAATAGACCGAGTAGGCCAGCCCGCGCAGCTCCCGGACTTCTTGGAACAGCCGGGAGCTCAGGCCGCCGCCCAGCGCGGTGTTCAACACCGACAGCGCCCAGCGGTGCTGCCAGCCGCGGCCGGGCGTGCGCACACCCAGCGACACGTGCGTCTGCTCGGCGTCTCGGTTACCCAGCATCAACCCGGGGCTGCCGCTGACCCGCCCGGCCCCCTTGCGCGGCGCGATGGGTTCGCGGCCGCGGACCAGGTGCGGGCCGAAGTGCTTGCGCACCAGCGCGACCACCTCGTCGTGGTCGACGTTGCCGGCCACCGCCACCACCATGCGTTCGGGCGTGTAGCGCCGGACGTGAAACGAGTGCAGCTGGCCGCGCGTCATGGACGTCACCGACTGCGCGGTGCCGATGACGGGCCGGCCCACCGGGTGGTCACCGAACAGCGCCGCCAAAAACATGTCCCCGAGGGCGTCCTCGGGGTCGTCGTCGCGCATCGCAATCTCCTCGAGGACGACGTCGCGTTCCAGTTCGACGTCCTCGGCGGCGCAGCGGCCGTTGAGCACCACGTCGGCGACCAGGTCGACGGCCAGCGCCAGGTCGCTGTCGAGCACGTGCGCGTAGTAGCAGGTGTGTTCCTTGGCGGTGAACGCGTTCAGCTCCCCGCCGACGGCGTCCATCGCCTGGGCGATATCCACCGCAGTGCGGCTGGGGGTCGACTTGAACAGCAGGTGCTCGAGGAAGTGGGCCGCGCCGGCGACGGTGGCACCCTCGTCACGCGA
The sequence above is drawn from the Mycobacterium marseillense genome and encodes:
- a CDS encoding nitronate monooxygenase, which encodes MVLGFWDIAVPIVGAPMAGGPGTPALAAAVSNAGGLGFVAGGYLDAEQFADDIAAARKATTGPLGVNLFVPQPSVADWVALDYYAAELEEIADHYQVEVGHPHYGDDDGWEQKLEVVADVRPELVSFTFGVPPPDVIRRLGALGLLVMVTVTSAYEAGVAVAAGADSLVVQGPAAGGHRGTFAPDMEPANESLHQLIDRVRNAHDVPIIAAGGLGTADEIGAALRRGAVAAQVGTALLLADEAGTNPAHRTALKNPLFATTVVTRAFSGRYARGLENDFTRMLDHVAPLGYPEVNQMTSPIREAAAALEDPNGIPLWAGSAFKHASAGPAADIIAGLAATD
- a CDS encoding M16 family metallopeptidase yields the protein MPRADSRKRAADPALRRGNHPVAADPEPQAALRRTTLPGGLRVVTEYLPAVRSASVGVWVGVGSRDEGATVAGAAHFLEHLLFKSTPSRTAVDIAQAMDAVGGELNAFTAKEHTCYYAHVLDSDLALAVDLVADVVLNGRCAAEDVELERDVVLEEIAMRDDDPEDALGDMFLAALFGDHPVGRPVIGTAQSVTSMTRGQLHSFHVRRYTPERMVVAVAGNVDHDEVVALVRKHFGPHLVRGREPIAPRKGAGRVSGSPGLMLGNRDAEQTHVSLGVRTPGRGWQHRWALSVLNTALGGGLSSRLFQEVRELRGLAYSVYSTVDIFADSGALSVYAACQPERFAEVMDVTSTVLDAVARDGLTESECRIAKGSLRGGLVLGLEDSGSRMSRLGRSELNYGKHRSIEHTLQQIDQVTVEEVNAVARRLLGQRYGAAVLGPYAAKRSLPQQLRAMVT